The following proteins are encoded in a genomic region of Mycobacterium sp. 155:
- the rpsF gene encoding 30S ribosomal protein S6, giving the protein MRPYEIMVILDPTLDERTVAPSLETFLNVIRKDGGSVDKVDIWGRRRLAYEIAKHAEGIYAVVDVKAEPATVSELDRQLNLNESVLRTKVMRTDKH; this is encoded by the coding sequence ATGCGTCCATACGAAATCATGGTCATTCTCGACCCCACACTTGACGAGCGCACCGTAGCTCCGTCGCTGGAAACGTTCCTGAACGTGATCCGCAAGGATGGCGGTTCCGTCGACAAGGTCGACATCTGGGGCCGTCGCCGGCTGGCATACGAGATCGCCAAGCATGCTGAGGGCATCTACGCCGTTGTTGACGTCAAGGCCGAACCGGCCACCGTGTCCGAGCTCGACCGTCAGCTCAACCTGAACGAATCGGTGCTGCGCACCAAGGTGATGCGGACCGACAAGCACTAA
- a CDS encoding single-stranded DNA-binding protein, with product MAGDTTITVVGNLTADPELRFTPSGAAVANFTVASTPRTFDRQTNEWKDGEALFLRCNIWREAAENVAESLTRGSRVIVQGRLKQRSFETREGEKRTVVELEVDEIGPSLRYATAKVNKASRSGGGGGGFGSSGGGGGSRQSEPKDDPWGSAPASGSFSGADDEPPF from the coding sequence GTGGCTGGTGACACCACCATCACCGTTGTCGGAAACCTGACCGCTGACCCGGAACTGCGTTTCACGCCGTCCGGCGCGGCCGTCGCCAACTTCACCGTTGCGTCGACACCGCGCACGTTCGACCGTCAGACCAATGAGTGGAAAGACGGCGAGGCGCTGTTCCTGCGCTGCAACATCTGGCGGGAGGCCGCGGAGAACGTGGCGGAGAGCCTCACCCGCGGTTCGCGGGTGATCGTTCAGGGTCGGCTCAAGCAGCGCTCCTTCGAAACCCGAGAGGGCGAGAAGCGCACGGTAGTGGAGCTCGAGGTCGACGAGATCGGTCCGTCTCTGCGCTACGCCACGGCCAAGGTCAACAAGGCCAGCCGCAGTGGCGGGGGCGGCGGCGGGTTCGGCAGTAGCGGCGGCGGGGGAGGCTCCCGCCAATCCGAGCCGAAAGACGATCCGTGGGGCAGCGCGCCCGCGTCGGGCTCCTTCAGCGGGGCCGACGACGAACCGCCCTTCTGA
- the rpsR gene encoding 30S ribosomal protein S18 codes for MAKSNTKRRPAPEKPVKTRKCVFCSKKGQNIDYKDTALLRTYISERGKIRARRVTGNCVQHQRDIAVAVKNAREVALLPFSSSTR; via the coding sequence ATGGCCAAGTCGAATACCAAGCGGCGGCCGGCACCGGAGAAGCCGGTCAAAACCCGCAAGTGCGTGTTTTGCTCCAAGAAGGGGCAGAACATCGACTACAAGGACACCGCGCTGCTGCGCACCTACATCAGCGAGCGCGGCAAGATTCGTGCGCGTCGGGTGACCGGCAACTGTGTCCAGCACCAGCGCGACATCGCCGTCGCCGTGAAGAACGCCCGCGAGGTGGCTCTGCTGCCGTTCAGCTCGTCGACGCGGTAG
- the rplI gene encoding 50S ribosomal protein L9 gives MKLILTAEVEHLGVAGDAVEVKDGYGRNYLLPRGLAIVASRGAERQAEEIRRARETKVVRGLEHANELKTALEGLGEVSLPVHAAADTGKLFGSVTATDVVAVIKKAGGPNLDKRTVQLPKAHIKSVGTHPVTIRLHTGVEAKVSLNVIAE, from the coding sequence ATGAAGCTGATTCTCACCGCCGAGGTGGAGCACCTGGGTGTCGCCGGCGACGCCGTCGAGGTCAAGGACGGCTACGGCCGCAACTACCTGTTGCCGCGCGGGCTGGCCATCGTGGCCTCCCGGGGCGCCGAGCGCCAGGCCGAGGAGATCCGTCGGGCCCGCGAGACCAAGGTCGTGCGGGGTCTGGAGCACGCCAACGAGCTCAAGACCGCGCTGGAGGGGCTGGGCGAGGTGTCGCTGCCCGTCCACGCAGCTGCCGACACCGGCAAGCTGTTCGGTTCGGTCACTGCGACCGACGTGGTCGCCGTCATCAAGAAGGCCGGTGGCCCGAACCTGGACAAGCGCACCGTCCAGCTGCCCAAGGCGCACATCAAGTCCGTCGGCACCCACCCGGTGACCATTCGCTTGCACACTGGTGTCGAAGCCAAGGTGTCGCTGAACGTCATCGCGGAGTAA